One Nostoc punctiforme PCC 73102 DNA window includes the following coding sequences:
- a CDS encoding ABC transporter ATP-binding protein gives MAKSRRIAKLSAYLRPHWREASLGILALLSVNALGVYIPWLIRAGVDKLSTTFNWNEILHYVVIIVLLSSAMWLMRMASRIWLFGVGRQVEFDLKQRIFEHLLKLEPAYFASNTAGDLINRATSDVDNIKRLLGFAVLSLANTVFAYALTLPVMLAISVDLTLASLAVYPFMLLLVSLFSDRLRKQQAAVQEQLSEISELIQEDISGIALIKIYAQEANERRAFSKKNQQLLTANLELAKLRNTLFPLIGGLANISSLVIIWLGTARMSSGALQVGDFLALLIYVERLVFPTALLGFTITAYQRGEVSIDRLESILSVTPKIQDAADAIHLPAAELKGEVTAKNLSYSYPGSTTPALENVNFTIAPGETVAIVGAIGSGKSTLANALPRLLDIESGQLFLDGLDITKIALADLRGAIAYVPQDSFLFSTTIKNNIRYGDPISEQEQIESVAKLAKIESEIKSFPQQYETLVGERGITLSGGQRQRTALARAMLVNAPVLILDDALSSVDNQTATQILKNLSSGTERKTVIFITHQLSAAAAADRIFVMEKGKIVQIGNHLELLQQQGLYRTLWSQHQVEELLH, from the coding sequence CTGTCAATGCACTGGGCGTTTATATCCCTTGGTTGATTCGTGCTGGTGTTGATAAACTCTCAACAACCTTCAACTGGAACGAAATACTACATTATGTAGTAATCATTGTCTTGCTCAGTTCGGCGATGTGGCTAATGCGGATGGCATCACGCATTTGGCTATTTGGGGTAGGTCGTCAGGTGGAATTTGACCTGAAACAACGGATTTTTGAACACTTACTCAAGCTGGAGCCGGCTTATTTTGCCAGTAATACTGCTGGCGATTTGATTAATCGGGCTACCAGTGATGTGGACAATATCAAACGGTTATTGGGTTTTGCCGTTTTGAGTTTGGCAAATACGGTGTTTGCCTACGCCCTGACACTGCCAGTAATGCTAGCGATTAGTGTGGATCTGACGCTAGCATCTCTGGCAGTTTACCCTTTTATGCTCTTGTTGGTGAGTCTGTTTAGCGATCGCTTACGCAAACAACAAGCAGCAGTCCAAGAGCAACTCTCTGAAATCAGCGAACTCATCCAGGAGGATATTAGTGGTATTGCCTTAATTAAAATCTATGCCCAAGAAGCAAACGAGCGTCGAGCCTTCTCCAAGAAAAATCAGCAGCTATTGACTGCTAACCTGGAATTGGCAAAACTCCGAAATACACTTTTTCCGCTAATTGGTGGACTAGCTAATATCAGTTCGTTGGTAATTATCTGGCTAGGGACAGCGCGGATGTCTTCTGGAGCGCTTCAGGTTGGCGATTTTTTAGCACTGTTAATTTATGTAGAGCGTCTAGTTTTCCCCACAGCCCTTTTAGGATTCACAATTACTGCGTACCAACGGGGTGAAGTTAGTATAGATCGCCTTGAATCTATTCTCTCTGTCACACCGAAAATTCAAGATGCAGCCGATGCCATACATCTACCAGCAGCTGAACTTAAAGGGGAAGTGACAGCGAAAAATCTCAGCTACAGTTACCCTGGTTCTACTACTCCAGCTTTAGAAAACGTTAACTTTACTATTGCTCCTGGAGAAACCGTGGCCATTGTTGGGGCAATTGGTTCGGGAAAATCCACTTTGGCGAATGCTTTACCGCGCTTGTTGGATATTGAATCAGGACAATTGTTTTTAGATGGGCTGGATATTACTAAAATAGCTTTGGCAGATTTACGAGGTGCGATCGCTTACGTTCCTCAAGATAGTTTTCTATTTAGCACTACAATCAAAAATAATATCCGCTATGGCGATCCAATTAGCGAACAAGAGCAGATAGAATCTGTTGCTAAACTTGCCAAAATTGAATCAGAAATTAAAAGTTTTCCTCAGCAATATGAAACTCTTGTTGGTGAACGCGGTATTACTCTTTCTGGTGGTCAACGACAACGTACTGCCTTAGCTAGAGCTATGCTGGTCAATGCGCCAGTGTTAATTTTGGATGATGCTCTCTCTAGTGTGGATAATCAAACAGCCACGCAAATCCTCAAAAATCTCTCCAGTGGTACTGAACGCAAAACAGTAATTTTCATTACCCATCAATTATCTGCGGCGGCTGCGGCTGACAGAATTTTTGTGATGGAAAAGGGAAAAATTGTTCAAATAGGCAATCACTTAGAACTATTGCAACAACAGGGTTTATACAGAACTTTGTGGAGCCAGCATCAAGTTGAGGAATTACTGCATTAA
- a CDS encoding endonuclease produces MKLIKLLLLFSTVLIFFVWISPLHASPIAQLPTPLIPVAQRETTSLKNSQDVLTVATFNVENLDPKDRRFDDIAKIIQNNLNAPDIISLVEVQDNNGSINDDVVNANETYQKLIAALENIGSPAYDFVDIAPSDDRDGGEPGGNIRVGLLFRPSRVTLAKLPKKGGSLDAVAITQGANDLDLSLNPGRIDPTNSAFEESRKPLAAEFIFNDQKLFIIANHFVSKLGGSPSDVQRVKQAEIVNEFVGQILEVDPQAKVIVLGDLNDLPDSLPLKTLKGNILENLTDSLPASDRFTFKFKGNPQLIDHLLVSENLSRVAQPKIDIVHVNVGFSRPVSDHDPVIAAFTLPANQSTSDTIPPVVQPTPTPVSDSAIILPQLSKVALVKELAKEYTPSKTLNYDRARDEMFGVIDNQAGIVTDIYASYQIRLNGNGDPSQEADKLGLNTEHVWPQSKGADNGNARSDLHHLFPAREDINTERGNKPFDDIADTSTKKWYRNDTVQSTIPTRAIDEFSESSSAKFEPREKVKGDIARAIFYFYTIYQNQAEKVDRNYFQNQRQTLCKWNQQDPPDLTEIERSHAIAKFQGNDNPFVLDVTLAERAYCNP; encoded by the coding sequence ATGAAACTCATCAAATTGTTGTTACTATTTAGTACTGTTCTCATCTTCTTTGTATGGATTAGTCCACTGCACGCTAGTCCAATAGCACAATTGCCAACTCCTTTAATTCCAGTTGCCCAACGGGAAACAACATCTCTAAAAAATTCCCAGGATGTATTGACTGTTGCAACTTTTAATGTTGAGAACTTAGACCCAAAAGATCGACGTTTTGATGATATTGCCAAAATTATTCAAAATAATTTGAACGCTCCAGATATCATCAGTTTGGTTGAAGTTCAGGATAACAACGGATCAATCAATGATGATGTTGTGAATGCAAACGAGACTTACCAAAAACTGATTGCTGCGCTCGAAAATATCGGTAGTCCAGCATACGATTTTGTGGATATTGCACCCAGTGACGATCGAGATGGTGGAGAACCTGGAGGTAATATCCGTGTCGGTTTATTATTTCGGCCCAGTCGGGTAACTCTAGCAAAACTGCCCAAAAAGGGCGGTTCGTTAGATGCTGTGGCTATTACTCAAGGTGCAAATGACCTTGACCTCTCACTCAACCCAGGTCGGATTGATCCTACCAATAGTGCTTTCGAGGAAAGCCGTAAGCCACTTGCAGCAGAATTTATATTTAACGACCAAAAGCTGTTTATCATTGCTAATCACTTTGTTTCTAAGCTGGGAGGTTCTCCTAGCGATGTTCAACGAGTCAAGCAAGCCGAAATTGTTAATGAATTCGTAGGGCAAATACTAGAAGTTGATCCGCAAGCCAAAGTAATTGTACTGGGTGACTTAAACGATTTACCAGATTCTCTACCTCTAAAAACTTTGAAGGGTAACATTCTTGAGAATCTGACAGATAGTTTACCTGCTAGCGATCGCTTTACTTTCAAATTCAAGGGAAATCCTCAACTCATTGACCATTTGTTGGTTAGTGAAAATCTTTCTCGTGTTGCTCAACCAAAAATTGACATTGTGCATGTCAATGTTGGCTTTAGTAGACCTGTCAGCGACCACGATCCTGTAATTGCAGCGTTTACATTACCTGCTAACCAGTCTACCTCTGACACTATTCCTCCTGTTGTTCAACCTACTCCCACTCCCGTAAGTGATTCGGCAATTATATTGCCTCAATTATCCAAAGTCGCTCTAGTTAAAGAACTTGCTAAGGAGTATACGCCTAGCAAAACCTTGAACTACGATCGCGCAAGAGACGAAATGTTTGGCGTTATTGACAATCAAGCAGGTATTGTGACAGATATCTATGCCAGTTACCAAATTCGTCTAAATGGTAATGGCGATCCTAGTCAGGAAGCTGATAAGTTAGGACTTAATACCGAACACGTTTGGCCGCAAAGTAAAGGGGCTGACAACGGTAATGCCCGAAGCGACCTTCACCATTTATTTCCTGCACGAGAAGATATTAATACTGAGCGAGGAAATAAACCCTTCGATGATATAGCCGACACAAGTACTAAAAAATGGTATCGAAATGATACTGTTCAATCTACAATTCCTACTAGAGCAATTGACGAGTTTAGCGAATCATCATCTGCTAAATTTGAGCCTAGAGAAAAAGTAAAAGGGGATATAGCTAGGGCAATTTTCTACTTTTACACTATTTATCAAAATCAAGCTGAGAAGGTAGACCGAAATTACTTTCAGAATCAGCGTCAGACTTTGTGTAAATGGAATCAGCAAGACCCACCCGATCTTACTGAAATCGAACGCAGTCACGCGATCGCCAAATTTCAAGGTAATGACAATCCATTCGTGCTAGATGTCACATTAGCTGAACGGGCATACTGTAATCCCTAA
- a CDS encoding HupE/UreJ family protein, which translates to MFKRKLSEFRASQEFYTSKLMDRHIGAIAALILISLLSSWSGTPDSHTITTWWEGFLWGLADPVIGLDCLVGIVAIGLLSSMFVRGAAIAGYFVLAAILGIVIHLFQLNFPGIEIAIAISTIVFSTMLMMPNQPNFVVLALMGISAGLFQGYTVADSIIGAEMMPLIAYIVGMTLTLFVVAMSAREIGGAMGMGEINRTLPWKISIAGFAFCAIGIVFLRNSMS; encoded by the coding sequence ATGTTCAAAAGGAAATTATCAGAATTCCGTGCTTCACAGGAATTTTACACCTCGAAGTTAATGGATCGCCATATTGGAGCGATCGCAGCTTTAATTTTAATTAGCTTACTGAGTTCATGGAGTGGAACACCAGATAGTCATACCATCACTACCTGGTGGGAAGGCTTTCTCTGGGGATTGGCAGATCCAGTAATTGGCTTAGATTGTTTAGTGGGGATTGTTGCTATTGGCTTACTGTCATCTATGTTTGTTCGTGGCGCTGCGATCGCTGGATATTTTGTCTTAGCAGCAATCTTGGGCATTGTAATTCATCTATTCCAGCTGAATTTCCCAGGCATAGAAATAGCGATTGCTATTTCTACCATCGTTTTTAGTACTATGCTGATGATGCCAAATCAACCAAACTTTGTGGTACTTGCTCTGATGGGCATCAGTGCTGGTTTATTTCAGGGTTACACTGTTGCTGATTCTATTATTGGGGCAGAAATGATGCCACTAATTGCCTATATAGTAGGTATGACCTTGACTCTGTTTGTGGTTGCCATGAGTGCCAGAGAAATTGGTGGTGCAATGGGTATGGGAGAAATTAACCGAACTCTACCCTGGAAAATTAGCATTGCTGGCTTCGCTTTCTGTGCGATTGGCATCGTGTTTTTGAGGAATTCGATGAGCTAA